The Prinia subflava isolate CZ2003 ecotype Zambia chromosome 5, Cam_Psub_1.2, whole genome shotgun sequence genome window below encodes:
- the LRRC55 gene encoding leucine-rich repeat-containing protein 55 — MLLGPWLLAAAAAVAAAGAGCPVLCSCRGQAVDCSGQQLFSVPPELPLDTGNLSLAHNRIASIPPGYLGCYGQLRALDLRNNSLAALPAGLFRGARRLAHLDLSYNNFSLVPADMFREASALLRLDLSHNPGLRRVHPQAFRGLAQLRELDLSYGGLAALSLDALEGLPGLVGLRLGGNPWLCGCAMEPLLKWLRGRIQRCSADSQQAECWAPPEVAGAPLLSLTEESFQACHLTLTLDDYLFIAFVGFVVSIASVATNFLLGITANCCHRWSKASEDEDV, encoded by the exons ATGCTGCTGGGCCCCTGGctgctggcggcggcggcggcggtggcggcggcgggcgcgggctGCCCGGTGCTGTGCAGCTGCCGCGGGCAGGCGGTGGACTGCAGTGGGCAGCAGCTCTTCTCCGTGCCCCCCGAGCTGCCGCTGGACACCGGCAACCTGAGCCTGGCCCACAACCGCATCGCCAGCATCCCGCCGGGCTACCTGGGCTGCTACGGGCAGCTGCGCGCCCTCGACCTGCGCAACAACTCGCTGGCGGCGCTGCCGGCCGGGCTGTTCCGCGGCGCCCGGCGCCTGGCGCACCTGGACCTCAGCTACAACAACTTCAGCCTGGTGCCCGCCGACATGTTCCGCGAGGCCAGCGCGCTGCTGCGCCTCGACCTCAGCCACAACCCGGGGCTGCGCCGCGTCCACCCGCAGGCCTTCCGCGGCCTGGCCCAGCTGCGCGAGCTGGACCTCAGCTACGGCGGCCTGGCCGCCCTCAGCCTCGAtgccctggaggggctgcccGGCCTCGTGGGGCTGCGCCTGGGAGGAAACCCCTGGCTCTGCGGCTGTGCCATGGAGCCCCTCCTCAAGTGGCTGCGGGGACGCATCCAGCGCTGCTCCGCAG ATTCGCAGCAGGCGGAGTGCTGGGCTCCCCCCGAGGTGGCGGGGGCCCCGCTGCTGTCGCTGACAGAGGAGAGCTTCCAGGCCTGCCACCTCACGCTGACCCTCGACGACTATCTCTTCATCGCCTTCGTCGGCTTCGTCGTCTCCATCGCCTCGGTGGCCACCAACTTCCTGCTGGGCATCACGGCCAACTGCTGCCACCGCTGGAGTAAGGCCAGCGAGGACGAGGATGTTTAG